From the Corvus moneduloides isolate bCorMon1 chromosome 13, bCorMon1.pri, whole genome shotgun sequence genome, the window aaattgagCTCAAATCTCTAttctgtgtgctgctttttcaaTCCCCAGGGAATCTGTCCTTGAGTAAAGCTGTAAGCTTCTAACAGAGCAGGTCAAGGGAAGACTGGTGAGCCCTTTCAGCAACACATTGCTggagatggaaaagaagaattaaTATCTTACAGACTAATAACATGTCCAAAAGCAATGGCAACCCAGCATCACCAAATTTGCACCCCAGTCCAGAATGTTAACACTGGGTCAGTCAGTGTTCATCAGCAGACTTACTGGGGGAGCTGCACAAGTCTGTCTAATGTCATCAGCAGGGTCAAAACTGTGTTGCAAATGTAAGGAAATCATAACTTATATGTATTGTCATGATGACTTAATGAAAACACCAGGTGACTAAGGTTCACTTTGATTTAATTCTGACATTCACTGAATTTTAAActcatttggagaaaaaaattgagaaagcAACTTTTTTCTTGAAGGGATCCCATTAAGTAAGCATTGTGACCATTCATTAAATGTTTTGCAGTTAATCAGTTCCCCTAAAGAATTTTCCAGCTAAGCTCATTCTGTCATGCAGATGTGTGAAATACCTTCAGGCTAATAAAAAATGACTTCTATTAACCAAAATGCAGATAGATTATGTCAATTAAAACCaggctcttttatttttatgctgttcTTTGCAATAGCCATGATGTTTTGTTCACCTCTCAGATGTGCCAAGTGTGTGGTGGTGCTTTTTTGTCTGTGGGGCATGAAAACAAGAGTGTATTTGGAACCCCATTGTTACAGGTCTGAACCATAAAGCATCATCTGTAAAGATGTTATTGTTTAGCAGAACTTAATCCTGGCCACAGAACAGGAATTCTGAAGTGTTTGGTCTGTAGTGTAGGTAACATTCAGTTGAGTAGAGTAGCTTAGTAGCAAGTTACTCCTAGgcctaacaaaaaaaaagttaacagaATAGTTATTATaaaaaattgagagaaaaatgGGACACCAGAATACAGTAGTTTTATCCAGAGATCTTATGTCTTTGCATCTCATTGTTTCTTCActcctttcctgtttgcagAGGTGAAATGGATCAGCACTTCATCTGAcaagttgtttttcttcccttcctcccgAAGGGGAGGAAACTCCCTGAAACTCTTGGACTTTTTTGTTTCAGCGATACCTTGATGAAGCAGATAGAGATAAGGAGCGTTATATGCGGGAGCTGGAGCAGTATCAGAAGACTGAAGCCTACAAAGTCTTTAGCAGGAAAGCACAGGACAGACAAAAAGGCAAATCACACAGACAAGGTATTGAATGGGACAAAAATATGTGCCTAGCTAGAACAACAGAAGATTCCCAGCCAGTCATGTAGTCTGGCACTACTTTAAAGCCTTTCATTTAAAGGCTTGTTAAAAAGTGAATGTGTTCATTCTGTGGCATTTACATCAGCTGCGTGTAAAGGGAGTTAGACTCATGTGAATTTAACTGTATCTAGATTGTGTTGGAGGATGTGCATTAAGAGCATCGAAGTTAGACACAACTTCTCTGTGACTTACTAGGAGAGCTGCACAAGTCTGTCTAGAACTGTTGTGTAATTATGGTTGTGTAACTACTTTAATTCTTTGGTCATTTTCTccagttttgtttattttgagacttgttgtttgtttttctttctcagatgGAGCAAGACAGCCAGCTCATGACCATGAGGTAAACTTCTTCATTCTACACTTACATCAGTGGGTAGActttcaggtgaaaaaaaacTTTTAGTGAAGACAAAACCCAGTTTATCAAAACTTGAGTGTGAATTCTTTCTCTTCCTAATGCAGGTTTGGAAAAGTTAGAAACCACTGAGTATACTTACACTCATTAGTATGACAAAACTAAATTTGGTAAGTCTTGGGCAGGTACAAATGATCTGAGATGAAATGTAGCATAGAGTACACTTAAAACATAGGTCTGTTTTGTACTTCAATGTTAAGAACTTAAATATAGTGTGAGACCTCAATAAACCTGCCAAGTTAGCACCTTTAGGTGGCTGTTTCAAGTACTGATTTTTTGCAGTAACACAAAtgcttgtgttttctttgagaagaaaacaggtAAAGCAACCAAATAATTGGAAAATCTCTGGCTTAAagctcctcctgccttccctctccctctacATATGTAAATATTGGAAAAGAGTGATAATGTCTGGAGATAGAGCTCATCAACTACAGCACAGGCATCTTACCACGAATCTCGTGTGTCTTGGCTGACTATGGTTTCTCTCCCCTTGAAATGCTGCAGCTTTCTCCAGTTGTATTACCTAAGGCCACAGAGTTATTTTCATGGTTACCAATAAATTGCAAACAAAGAGCAATgaaaaaatcttgtttatacACAGCCTCTTCACTTGTAAGCAGTAGGGCTGTCTGAaagatctgtttttctttgtgaggttttttgcCTTGGGAAAGCAATCCACTTGGCTTCTAATGTGTTCATTACATCAGTGACAAGGCTGAGCACTGCTGAGAGGCAACTACTGGTCTTGTCTACTTGACAGAAAGTAAGTTTCActttcaggaaaatgttttggtAGCATGTTTTTATATGCCTTTTATTAACTCCTAAAGGAAGTGCTTGCAGTGAGATTATCCTTTAGAAGGACATGGTCCCCACATTTTCTGATTCTACAGTCGCTGAATCCAAGTTTGTCTTTAATTGTACAAAAACTGAAGTCTTCAAGTTCTAGGCTGATTGACTGTTACATAACATTTAAGTTATACAGGTGACAAACTACAAATTTGGAGTCTTCCCTCTTACCCTTCTAATTCAAGTTATCATTGCTGATCTTTCACATCATAAATGCAGTTAAAAAAGAATTCTCCTCACCCTGTGGGACTTCTAAGCTTCATCAGATACAGCTGAACATCAACCTGTCAGTCAGGCATCCTACTCTGAAACTGTGTCTTTGACTGCTTGATGTTTTTCACCTTTGTATTTATGAAGTCCCACATGCTTATCACCTGATGTGCTTTCACATCTTTTGTGTGGGGAAGCCAAGTATTATCATCCTGTATAGGTTGGGAATAAGCAGAAAAAACTTAGATTGCTTTTAGAAGTGTCTATCAAGTTGTTACTGGAAGTGAGGCTAAAGCTTTTTGTCGTCTTGCTGCTTTCTCCTGTCCGCACTGacttttgttgttgtgtttgtGATTAGTAGGTACAAGCTGATGAAGTTATTTTTTGAGAGAGTATAAGAAGATAAGGTCAAAGaaacctttttcctttcccttgcttCAGTTAAGTGTTTGTGATGTAGTTTCTGTGAGTTGGTGTTGAggtaattttaaatattgtacATAGAGTTGACCTCTAGAGAGTTTCGTGATGGGCAATTCAAATACTAATTATAATAAAATGTAACTAAAGGATGAGAGAGAACTTTTAATAGATATTGCCTTGAAAAACGTGCACACATTGTCCCATGAGCTCATCTATGGGCATGaaatagaacatttttttccGTCAAATTCTAGTTTCATAAATATGACATATAGCAATGTGCACTATTGTCATCAGCAGTGACTAAACCCCTGAATAATTGTTCTCTGTTGTTCTGTTATTGTTTATTTCCTCAAGCTGCTTGATTGCAAGTAGGTCTGGCATCGTGCACTCTGTTAGAGTTGTTAGTGGAAAGCTTTCAAAGATTTTTGCACACAGGTTGAGGAGAGCAGGGGTTGCCTGGTGGCACCTACTCTGAGAACATTTAATGGCATCGTATATTTATTATATCTGTTCCTTCTATTGTCTGCAGCCTGAGGGTAGCAGGAAGGGTGAGCTTAAACCCCTGCAAAATCTCAGCTATCTCATTACCTTACTTGACCAAGTCTCTATGAACTTCAAGTCTAATTTGTTGCAGAATCTTCAAAGTTCAGCCTCAGTCTTAGTGACCAGATAAGATTGTTGACTCTTGAAGCATTTCAGTCTTATTTAAGGCAAATGATAGAAACAATTTTGATTCTCTTTTGGTTTGAGGGATGACTAAATGATACATGAGCTGAACAGACTGGGTCCCTTTCAATAGGAGGTAATCAAAGCCTTATGATTTTAATCTTCAGTGAACCTCAGAGTGGCTTAAGTACTTGAGGGTTCTCAAGAGGATCTTTTATGTGCTGAGTAATGTATTTTGTAATGGGAGAGTGGTGATGGTTTTAATGATCACTCTTCTGCTTAGTGGAATTTCTTGCCTTTTGGAAGCTGGACAGTTACATCTAAAGGCCttaatattttttggtttttacctGAAGAACCTGTATCCTAGGGTTGCAAAGAGAATATCTTCTTTGCAGTACTCTCTCCTCCACCATCTATTCTGTAGGAGCCAGTGGTGATCCAAGCCAGTGGCTCTTTGCGCATAGGTAGTAGTAGTGAGCATGAATTAGACTGTTCAAGATGGATGTTCTATAAGTGTTCTAACCAAGCTTCATAACTGCCAGCATTTCTTAGTGCATGTTAATGTTGAGATCCTAGATTTTGGGGTCAAATTAATTCTTAGTCATCTAGACAGTGTTCAGACAAAATTAATGCATTATTCACACTTCTGTGTAcgacttctctttctaaatataCTCTTGAGACATTTGCCCTGTAGCAGCATGTACAAAAACCTCAGTGAAAAGCACGCGTGATCACGAACCCCAAATAAAccctgctgtgcctcacagagctgggaaggttTGTTACCTTTCCCTCCAGTCTTGCCTGATTCTAGTGTGTGTTCAGTTGATTCAGGCCAAGTGAGGTTTGAGTTCTCACTCAGTAAATACAGAGCTCCTCAGCTGTAATTGTGCCAGACAATAAAAGTCAGCTTATCCTTAAAAGCAATCAATGGACAGTCTGTCTCCTTAAGTAAAGACAGGGTAGCTGTAGTTCCATCTAGTCTTGTCTGTGTTGGTTGACTGTCAAATGGCATTCAGTTCACCCCATGTAGCCCCTCTGTGTGGCAGGCACCAACGTGATACTCTGAACTCAGGGACCAGAATTCCCTTATCAGCTGTCAAACATTTAGGTTGTCTGCTGGAGGACACCAGTCGTGTAACACTGCGCTTCTGGATGATAAGTTTGTGGCACATTATCAACCATGGTGTCTGAGagttttgaaaagcttttgttcTCCATGGACACTCTTTCCTGCTTAACTTTGTTTCTGTGTTAAGTTACAGGTTGATTGTAGTTGCTGCAGCTTATCACACCAAATTTGCATTGACTTTGTCCATAATGATTCAGGTGCTAAAACAAGCATTAATTCTTGTTAATTTAGAAGTGGTGACTGAAGTATATTATAGTAGGGGGTTTTTGCCTTGAGTCGAAACACATTTTGTACAGTTTTCTGACTAAGTTGTAGAGCATTTCCTGATTTAAAAGTGTTCTTTGCTTTGGTGGTGAAAGACCAAGAACCATGAAACTGACTGTGCATTTTGCTCACTCTGTCTCCTGTTCGTTGATGTTTCTGTAAAGACTGTTTCAGAATGTGTCAGTTGGTTGATGGtggaaaatataaatgcatCAAATAGTTTTTAAAACGGAGTAATTCTCACATATGTTGTCATTAGGGTGAAAGAGTGTATTTTAGTATGTTATGTGTTATTTCTTAATGATGATGTTTTATTAAAGCTATATCTTGAAAAGCTGACACATCCTTTGGCTTTTCTTGGTAGGAGCTGGAAGTGTCTTTGATCTGTACAGTGTTTTTGCTGCCTCAGGTCTCCTTGGCCTTTTATTCTCATGATCAAAACAGTTAAATGAATTCctgaaaacaaactgtttaGCTATGTTATTACTCTTTCTTTTGTAGAAAGAAGCAGATACAAAGGAGAGATCTGTCTTTGATATTCCAATCTTCACAGAAGAGTTCCTGAATCATAGTAAAGGTAAGCTAAACTTTTGCAGGACCCTTTCCTCCTTGCTTTTCCAAAGTTCTTGGCAAATGCTGTCCAGCTGAAGAGTCTTTGCACTCTTCCTGTCTCAGCTCAAGTAATGACTTGGGTATAGTTTCTGCTATTACCTTACTTCTGTATATACACAATGgctgaaaagcagtttttcctgACACTGTCTTCCCAAATTAGCCTTTTTTGAGAGTGTTTCTGAGGCTTATTCCAGCCAGTCCTAGCTGTATCTACTGTTCTATAGGACTAAGAAATGGCTAAGATGTAGCATGATGATGATTCAGGCTGGTTAGCACTATTTTATTTCCCCCCAATATGTGGAAGATTACACTGATACTCTGTTACTCTGTTTGGTTTTCATATCTGTGTGTCTCAAgagtttaggggtttttttgccatatTTCCTGAAGACTTTCTTGACTGAACAGAATTAAGATTGAGATACTTTCCATGGtcaatagaaaataatttttataactGGTGTCTTGTTTGCAGGATTCTTAGCACTGCTGCTGAGCTTTTTCATTCTGATTGCATTTGAATTCAGTCTTGCAGTCTTGCTTCCTGATCAATTCCCCCATTCACTTCCATTCTCATGCTTTGAATGTTTTCTGATTTGTCTCACTCTCTAGGAGTTAACTCTATTTAAGTGCTACTGTAGGTGCTATTGTCACTCTGTGATGGGATGCTTTTTGTCTATAAACCACAACTGCACCATTTGTAATGATCAGCTGAGCACTCCAGAACATTCTGCCTCATTGCCTACCACTCCTAGATATGTTTTTAGCAGTTTTTTGACTCTCTGGGAACGGGTTGATGTCCACAGCACGTGAAGCGGAGCTGCGGCAGCTGCGCAAATCCAACATGGAGTTTGAGGAGAGGAACGCTGCCCTGCAGAAACACGTGGAGAGCATGCGCACGGCCGTGGAGAAGCTGGAGGTGGATGTGATCCAGGAGCGGAGCCGCAACAcggtgctgcagcagcacctcgAGACCCTGCGCCAGGCACTcaccagcagctttgctggagTCCCACTGCCAGGTGAGACTGTTAAATTTAACTGCTCATGTTTATATGATGTTGTGAGCTGAGAACACATGGTCTGCTGTTGTAGTTCTGTGCTCTTGGCTGTTTCTGAGCTTTCGTTGCATTGgataatgaaatattaaaatgcatgcAGGGGAAAATGTAGAGTCAGTGCTTTATTTCAacatgacatttattttcttattgctCTTACTCTTCCTGATAAAGTGAGACACATATTCAGTCCTGGCTCTCCTTTACttgttttatgaaaatgttACTAAATAGAATAGACAGGACCTGCAAGTTCCTTGATTAAAATAAAGGCTGTGTCTGTATTGTCAGCTGCCAGGGAATCCACTTAGATTCTATGAACGCCCAGCTGAAAGAGTTTGTTATAATCAACTATGAGACCCCAATCAAAGAGAACCATGCTTCTTTAGTCCTGATATCCTTGGAACTACTCACTTCATGGAGTTAGGAAGACATGGTTTTGCAGAATCTGTCACGAGAGGTGGCGCGTAGCAAAATCACTTCCTATAGCAGTTTGTGTGTTGGCACAAATTACCCTTAGCACAGTGTGAACTTTTGGGAATTGCTGTGGTCATCAAAATACCTTGTGGCTTATTTCACTATGTTCACTGTAGGTAGCGGGGAAACCCCCACGATGGAAACTATTGATTCCTACATGAACAGACTGCACAGTATTATCCTGGCCAACCCACAGGAGAACGAGAACCTCATCGCCACAGTGCGGGATGTGGTGAACAGGCTGGAGCGTTAGTGACAGGGTAAGCGTtctctccctggctgctcttGGTGTCTGCTCTGTACCTCTAGCACCTGTTCTGGTGCTGATTCATGTGCTGATCACCATATTGTACAATCAAAAAGGTTTCTTCCTcaaagctgcaggagcaggttgTTTCTTTGAAAGTCAAATTCGGTTGAAAGTACTCCATGGCATTAAAGGGTTCTGAAATTCCCTTTAGCTCCAAGatctttttgtgtttgtgtaagGTGAGTAAGAGTTCTGACAGAATGGTAACAGGGTGACTAATTTAGAAGAAGGTTCCATTCTTGAGTGAAGTAAATCTGAAAATTTCAGCAGTAATTGTAGAAACTAATGGCCACAGGGAAATTCTATTTGTCTCAAGAGGTTGCAGGTGAACTCAATCCTGTTATAAACTGAAAATACCCTACCTCTGCTCTATAGCACCTGTAGTCAAGCTGTTCTGAGTATAAAGGTTTACATGTAAATGGAACACTGAGGTATGGTTTAAGCTATACATAGCATTTGCTGAGACTAGTGTTTATGTGGCTTGTGCATAGATTATTATTGATCTCATGGTTCtgtatttttgctgctgtttaacAGCTTAGAAAACTGTAATGGAGAacagagtggaaaaacaaattaacaaagAAGTAAATACCAGTCTTTCTGCATTAGTGTGCTGCTTTGCATGTCCCCCACCTCTCACTTCCCCATGATGCGCAGCACTAGGCAGCCATGAGGAGTTTGCCTATTACTATTTTAACAAAGTACATACCTTCATTCCTTAGGCATTTATTATGTAGAGATCTACTGTACATGTCTTGAATAGTgtttagaaatgcaaataaagctGCCTTGTGCCATCTGCAAATATGAAGACAGAGCTTTTCATCCTTTCTGATTCTGACCTTTTGTGATACTGTGTAGAACAGTTAATTACACATTTCCCATTATAGTGTGGCTTTAGCTGGGAGATCATTGTCCTTCCGGAGGGTAGCCAGATGGAATGGACTGTAGTTCTAAGAGATGACTGAGCTCCCAGCAGAATAAAGAAGTGCCTTTACTGCTGCTATTTGTGAAGGGAACAGCTTGTCGATCCAGGTCTGGGATTTTTCAGCAGCTCATCAACCTCCTCCTTTTCGTATACTGTTTTCAATTAGTTCTCAGGCTTAGAAAGAGAATTGGGGGAGGGGAGGTTTTACAGAATGGCTAAGAGGGAAAGCAGTTTCTTATCCATCAGTTATTAGAAGGGTGTGCCAGGCCCAAAAATGGATATTTGTCCTTTAAGCATCTTGCCAGAAAAATCGTATCTCAAAGCTACTAAAATCTAGACTTTCACTCTCTTGCCAGGTGGCTCCATCTTTCCTAAAGGATGGGCAATTTCTGTGTTCCTAAACAtgcaaatacagttttcttGGATAAACTGGATTTGGCTATAATTGAtttagaaaaagtaatttttgctttaaaattcttctttctaccctctatttgaaaaataatactcctttcccttctttccttttcccaccaatgccttccttcttttcagcagcaaagcagtgtgaagcaattaaaaatgtgattaataATCACATAGTTTCACTGTATAATGGCATGCATGTAATGGAATATAAGGATCAAGTAATTAATGGGACTGTTAATTACACTGACTTTCACTTGGCAATGATTATATTTTGAGGCAAAATTTTGGAAGGAAGAaggttgggttttgttggaTGCAAACCTAGAAAACGGTAGAGGTTCCGTAGAAAACAAGGAAGCTTTGGATAAAAGGTTCAGCTGGCACATAATACACTGTATCAACAAGCTGTCATCATCGGTGTCCCTTTGTTAATGTGCATGTGAAGTATATTAATTCTGAATGTAATCTCTATCAACTGAGTGGTCTGTCCGAGGTTGAGACACATTACAAATCAATTCCACAGAAAACTGTATCATGATGTTTCTGAAAGCAGCTCTTTCACAGATCTGAGGTGAGTTTTGGTGGCTTAGTACATTGTGTTGAGGGATTGTTTGACTATACTGgtgaatattttggttttgttgtacTGCATGGTAAAAACCTTCTTTGTGCAAACAGTATatgggaagaagaggaagggtTTTGTCATTTAGCACTGGATGGAAACAGCAACTCAGTTTAGTTCTGTCTCTAGAGGCTGCTTTGCTATGCTTAACATTGTGTTTTCAGATCAAACATCCAAAAAATCATGTCACGGTGCCTGTTAAGTCCTGGCAGATTGTAGTCTTCTAACCCTTATTTCTCTGTTTCGTCTGCAGGTCTCGTGACCCGGGGAAgctttacaaaatatttttggccAGTGTGGAATAAGAAGCCATGAGGGAAAGACGAGGGTGGGAGGCAGGATGGCGGGTTTGTCCTGGGCCCTGCCTGTGTGTTTTGTCAGGGAGACAAACAGATCAATGCATTAAGAGACCTTAAGAAGCCACGGACACCGCCCACTAAACATTTGGAACTGTCCTCTGTGTGATCATTTAAGAGCATGCAACTTTTGTGCaatctacattttttttatgGATTTTGCTGGGCGTGAGGGTGCCTGCGTTCTGTGGACTGGCTGACTGTGGAGATGAAATCTCAGCTTGTGAAATGGTGTCAGCGTATATGTTGTAGTAATAACTTCGATGTGTTATATTGCCTAATGTCTTCTAgtgtcttttattttgttttcatgtttatcCTGTGGGGTTACCTTCCTTCAATTTAGTTTCCTTCTTTTGATCTTGTTCCTTGATTTTTGCAGTACTGGATAGCAGCGCTTGTGTTCTCTGCTCTAACAGGGAGTTTTCCTTGGTGCACTGTCTTGTCCTACGCCTCTTGCTATGTTGATAGGAGCTTTTCTTAAGCAGAatcctgttttctttgtgttaGCCTGCAATTCGTACAATGTGAGTTTGCTCCCTGCTAGAGACTGGCTGTGGTTGATGCTTTGTGACTTGATTCTACTATGAGACAGACTTCCTCTCTCCCCCCCTCTCTTCAAGTACCTCTCTTGCACGTTGCATCCTGCTCTTCTGTGAAGGTCTCCTGTTATCTCTTCAAAATGTTTGCTGGAGCATTTTACTATCACAAAGATCAGTGGAAGTCAAGATAGAAAGCGAAACATTAGTTCTCAGCAGGGAAAACGGGATTCTTTGGTTTAGACTAAACCCACAAAGCTTGCCCTTCCTCTGATACATTGTTCAGTCTAATTTGATGTTATTGCCTTGTTTTTTGAGAGAATGATTTCATGGGGAAAGCAGTTTtctataaaaagagaaatgggCACGGggattgcattttttcccctcctctgccctcctGAAATCACTGTGCTGGGAAGCAATGTCTGGAAGCAGCACATATATTTTTGCATGAATTAATAGAGCGGAGAAGGTTATTAGTAACTAGGTCCGCATAGTAGCCCACAGAACTCAGCATTACAGCTTGTTTGTGCTCTCACCTTTTGTACAGTTCAAGTACTGCCCATGGAGCCCATAGCATTCAGAATTTTATGTTCCAGGTGACCAAAATGGCCTTTCACTTGCATTGGATAGAGCTCTGCAAGTTTGAGTCTGTTCTTGCTGAGCTACACCACAtctcctggcagagctgaaggCACCCACTGTCTGCACTGGCTTATTCAAAACTTTCACTGCCCTTTGGTTCCTGTCAAATTGTTGATTCTGACTTCGGCTCGTCACTTGTTTGACATCTCTGGGCTTTATGGGGGTGGTTGAAATGCTCTTGCTTCCACATGACAATCTCTTTGTTCCTGCTTAAGACATCTGTTGAGATTCCCTGTTATGAATTGGAGGTTGCTTTCTTTGTTGTGGGTTGCTGTCAGCATTGCTTTAACGCACCTGTGACACAAATACGTTCCTGCGCTGTACACACAGACTTCATGCTGGCCTGGAGCCATCTTCAGGTCAGCACCTTGTATGCCAGGTCTCATCTTACTCCTGGGATTATTGCTGTAGCCCAGTAGCAAGGATTTTCATGTAAATCAAGTCTTCCTTCAGGGAGGAAACTCCTTTCTCTTGTTACCTGTTTTGCTTTCAAGACTTCACAAAAAGGAACCTCAGTTTGCTGCATTGACTTCCACTCTCCTTAGTACGGATGAGACCAGCTGATGCTGCCATGAACTTTTTTAATGGGTTCTGTAATGAATGTTGTAAATCCTAGAGGTTATTAATGTCTCCAGAAGAAGCACCTACACCTTCATCTCCTGTGTGTATCTTGGTTTTTAAGAACTGGTGATGTTTGACTCTCTGTTGAAGTGGCCAAAATGTACTGCATAGCCAAAACTGATTTACAAAATCCTGAAGTTCTATGGCATCCTACCTAATACCTGGAGTTGTATCCCATAAAGACTCCAGAAATTCCATGTAATGTAGGATGCTATTCCAGGCTGTAACATATCCAATCCATCAGTAAAGTCAGGTGGCTTCAGGCTGCCCTGCTTACAGAAATCTGCTCATGGATGCTGCTCATCCATCTCTGCTGAGAAGCATGCAAGTGTTGTAGGATAGGGAAATTTAAGGTGGTATTATTAGCTGGGGGCTGACTAATCTCTTGCTTTTTCCCCGCACGGAAGGAGGTGGGGTGGATTATCCATCTTGAAGCATCTGGGGGAAGACTGAGATCTTGCTCACTGATGATGTGACAGATGATGTTTTGTCTCATTAAGAAGCTTCTTATTTATGTTGATTAACCCtataaaaatggattttgtcGTTCCAGTGTTTTCAGAGTGTCACTTCAGTTTACAGTTTTCAGTGTtgactgataaaaaaaaaaaaatgaagtgggTGTCAAGGAGAAGAGCagaataaaatgcttttgtcaCTTAAAGAAATGTTAAGAGAAATATATGAAAGCAGAATCCATTTGCTGGATTAACGTGTTTGGAATTGTTTAGATGCCAAGTTTTCTGTACaatgtttttgtaattaaaCTTTGGAGctcctttgtttttaagaagTTGATGTGCTTGTTTGACACTTGCTTCATTAAAATTGTTCAACGTTGAATCCATTCTGATTcaattttaactgcattttcatGAAAGAACTGTTGCTACATTGATCTCTTGTCAGAGATTTTGGCAACTCCACATTAACCTTTGAAAGCAAATAATGTGcctcttccccttttccatCCTAAGTGTCTTACTAAAGGAATTTAGTTTATTATTTATAGTGATGAAAACTTCAGAGTCTTGG encodes:
- the HMG20A gene encoding high mobility group protein 20A; this encodes MENLVAGSNLPPLFTDEDGSKEGSEINVTGLANSESSFGGGTSQPVNNPDLVEDLSQAQQLQNESSTAAETTEQKPEEEQQRTKRGGWAKGRKRKKPLRDTNAPKSPLTGYVRFMNERREQLRAKRPEVPFPEITRMLGNEWSKLPPEEKRRYLDEADRDKERYMRELEQYQKTEAYKVFSRKAQDRQKGKSHRQDGARQPAHDHEKEADTKERSVFDIPIFTEEFLNHSKAREAELRQLRKSNMEFEERNAALQKHVESMRTAVEKLEVDVIQERSRNTVLQQHLETLRQALTSSFAGVPLPGSGETPTMETIDSYMNRLHSIILANPQENENLIATVRDVVNRLER